A single Desulfovibrio piger DNA region contains:
- a CDS encoding rhodanese family protein, which translates to MLPLMSPQDVQRKLEAGEIRLVDIREPDEVASLRIEGAEIAPLSVIRWQDFRPVTDKPVVFTCNSGRRTKNSSDLLEQLAAGEAWQMEGGAAAWDKAGLPVVRGRRSLPMFRQIQIGAGGMVLLGLALGLAWPQWLWLSAFVGAGLVFAGVTGFCGLGLLLARMPWNKK; encoded by the coding sequence ATGCTTCCCCTCATGAGCCCCCAGGACGTCCAAAGGAAACTGGAAGCCGGCGAGATCCGGCTCGTGGACATACGCGAACCTGACGAAGTGGCGTCCCTGCGCATCGAAGGCGCGGAGATCGCCCCCCTGTCGGTCATCCGCTGGCAGGATTTCCGTCCCGTGACCGACAAGCCCGTGGTCTTCACCTGCAACTCGGGCCGCCGCACCAAGAACAGCAGCGACCTTCTGGAACAGCTGGCCGCCGGTGAGGCCTGGCAGATGGAAGGCGGGGCCGCGGCCTGGGACAAGGCCGGTCTTCCCGTGGTGCGCGGCCGCCGCAGCCTGCCCATGTTCCGCCAGATCCAGATAGGCGCGGGCGGCATGGTGCTGCTGGGCCTGGCCCTGGGCCTTGCCTGGCCCCAGTGGCTCTGGCTGAGCGCCTTTGTGGGCGCGGGCCTGGTCTTTGCCGGGGTGACGGGCTTTTGCGGTCTGGGCCTGCTGCTGGCCCGCATGCCGTGGAACAAAAAATAG
- a CDS encoding C40 family peptidase, whose amino-acid sequence MRLVPRLLIPLVMGLLALSAGCASHSGSGSSGYPEESWYAQRQRAAQEARFRRSYEAVFDESVEESGPRQAKAVQVARSAIGTPYVPGGRNPGGFDCSGLVQWAYKSVGINLPRTAREQAVVGKRITRVEDMRAGDIVAFHHPRRGYHTGIYVGDGKFVHSPRRRTRVRINSLDDPYFRTTFMGARRVEGSDAFSAEELRMAAYAEEQAVREISHSRSKSKAGVSQKNTRDKKSSVQKSSRGKSKSSVSRKGGSAQKKSSVQKSSRSKSKSSVQRKSSAQKKNSGKTSARRSSQGRTTKK is encoded by the coding sequence ATGCGTCTTGTTCCAAGACTGCTGATACCCCTTGTCATGGGCCTGCTGGCCCTGAGCGCCGGTTGCGCCTCCCATTCCGGGTCCGGCTCTTCCGGCTATCCCGAGGAATCCTGGTACGCGCAGCGCCAGCGCGCGGCGCAGGAAGCCCGCTTCCGCCGTTCCTATGAAGCCGTCTTCGATGAGAGCGTCGAGGAGAGCGGCCCCCGGCAGGCCAAGGCCGTGCAGGTGGCCCGTTCCGCCATCGGCACCCCCTATGTGCCCGGCGGACGCAATCCCGGCGGCTTCGACTGTTCCGGCCTTGTCCAGTGGGCCTACAAGAGCGTGGGCATCAACCTGCCGCGCACGGCCCGGGAACAGGCGGTTGTGGGCAAACGCATCACCCGCGTGGAAGACATGCGCGCCGGTGACATCGTGGCCTTCCACCATCCCCGCCGCGGCTACCATACGGGCATCTATGTGGGGGACGGGAAGTTCGTCCACAGCCCCCGCCGCCGGACCCGCGTGCGCATCAACAGCCTTGACGATCCCTATTTCAGGACTACCTTCATGGGAGCCCGCCGCGTGGAAGGCAGCGACGCCTTCAGCGCCGAGGAACTGCGCATGGCCGCCTATGCCGAAGAGCAGGCCGTGCGCGAGATCTCGCACAGCCGCAGCAAGAGCAAGGCCGGTGTCAGCCAGAAGAACACGCGGGACAAAAAGAGCAGCGTCCAGAAGAGCAGCCGCGGCAAAAGCAAGAGCAGCGTCAGCCGGAAGGGCGGCAGCGCCCAGAAAAAGAGCAGCGTCCAGAAAAGCAGCCGCAGCAAAAGCAAGAGCAGCGTCCAGAGAAAGAGCAGCGCCCAGAAAAAAAACAGCGGAAAGACGTCTGCCCGGCGCAGCAGCCAGGGACGCACGACCAAGAAATAG
- the folE2 gene encoding GTP cyclohydrolase FolE2 has translation MEDVQRHAPKVPINIDRVGIRGITVPLLVRDRAQGSRQTVARVDLGVDLPASFKGTHMSRFIEALEGWNDEINYQSVRRLLATVKERLGARRSYVRFCFPYFVHKPAPSSGIRSIISYECRLTGELDEKGQSFLLEVDVPVMTVCPCSKAISREGAHSQRTMIRLAVRMSGFSWIEEFIEMAEASGSSAVYTLLKREDEKYVTEHAFAQPTFVEDVVRNVAQRLTEHEHVRWFRVEVESMESIHSHNAFACIERDLRTQDGQA, from the coding sequence ATGGAAGACGTGCAACGCCATGCCCCCAAGGTTCCCATCAATATCGACCGCGTCGGCATCCGCGGCATCACCGTGCCGCTGCTGGTGCGCGACCGCGCCCAGGGCAGCCGCCAGACCGTGGCCCGGGTGGATCTTGGTGTGGATCTGCCCGCCTCGTTCAAGGGCACGCACATGAGCCGCTTCATCGAAGCGCTGGAAGGATGGAACGACGAAATCAATTACCAGTCGGTGCGCCGCCTGCTGGCCACGGTCAAGGAACGTCTGGGGGCGCGGCGCTCCTATGTGCGCTTCTGTTTCCCCTATTTCGTGCACAAGCCCGCGCCTTCGTCGGGCATCAGGAGCATCATCTCGTATGAATGCCGCCTGACCGGGGAGCTGGACGAGAAGGGCCAGTCCTTCCTGCTGGAAGTGGACGTGCCCGTGATGACCGTGTGCCCCTGCTCCAAGGCCATCAGCCGCGAGGGCGCGCACAGCCAGCGCACCATGATCCGTCTGGCCGTGCGCATGTCGGGCTTCAGCTGGATCGAGGAATTCATCGAGATGGCCGAGGCTTCGGGCTCGTCCGCCGTCTATACCCTGCTCAAGCGCGAGGACGAGAAATACGTCACCGAACACGCCTTCGCCCAGCCCACCTTCGTGGAGGACGTGGTGCGCAACGTGGCCCAGCGGCTGACGGAGCACGAGCATGTGCGCTGGTTCCGCGTGGAGGTGGAGAGCATGGAATCCATCCACAGCCACAATGCCTTTGCCTGCATCGAGCGTGACCTGCGCACGCAGGACGGACAGGCCTAG
- the nikR gene encoding nickel-responsive transcriptional regulator NikR, which produces MGKLTRFGVSLDEELLEPFDALCAVKGYSNRSEAIRDLIRKALVAEEWHQADGQGAGTLTLVYDHHKNDLARRLTQMQHDEHDIIIATLHVHLDHHNCLEVLILKGEAARVRALADKLISCKGVKHGTFSGTTTGQDLA; this is translated from the coding sequence ATGGGAAAACTGACACGTTTTGGTGTTTCTCTGGATGAAGAGCTGCTGGAACCTTTCGACGCCCTGTGCGCCGTCAAGGGCTACAGCAACCGCTCCGAAGCCATCCGTGACCTCATCCGCAAGGCCCTGGTGGCCGAGGAATGGCATCAGGCCGACGGCCAGGGCGCGGGCACGCTGACCCTGGTCTATGACCATCACAAGAACGATCTGGCCCGCCGCCTGACCCAGATGCAGCACGACGAGCATGACATCATCATCGCCACCCTGCATGTGCATCTGGACCATCACAACTGCCTTGAGGTGCTCATCCTCAAAGGCGAGGCCGCCCGCGTGCGGGCACTGGCCGACAAGCTCATTTCCTGCAAGGGTGTCAAGCACGGCACCTTCAGCGGTACAACTACAGGACAGGATCTCGCATAA
- a CDS encoding class I SAM-dependent methyltransferase, whose translation MTEQDGPACSSGAESPAAGAAPGAGEESHGLTAYTPCISVRACGRLWRLQRAADLESLWNAMLDDPQDFEDERLPYWTELWPSSIALCRWLEERRAEIAGRPCLDLGCGLGLTAMVGQWLGAQVIGMDYEEEALRFASLNARHNGVSPPLWTVMDWRQPAVRPRSIFRLWGGDIMYEKRFVAPVMRFLSHVLADDGAAWVAEPGRGVYEAFLQALHGGGLEGRRVFSERVEPLYAQPVPVTVAVWEIRRRVRPA comes from the coding sequence ATGACGGAACAGGACGGGCCGGCCTGCAGCAGCGGGGCGGAATCTCCGGCGGCAGGGGCCGCTCCCGGAGCCGGGGAGGAAAGCCACGGCCTCACGGCCTACACTCCCTGCATCTCCGTGAGGGCCTGCGGCCGTTTGTGGCGCCTGCAGCGCGCCGCCGACCTGGAGAGCCTGTGGAACGCCATGCTGGACGATCCGCAGGACTTCGAGGACGAACGCCTGCCCTACTGGACGGAACTGTGGCCTTCCAGCATCGCCCTGTGCCGCTGGCTGGAAGAGCGCCGCGCCGAGATCGCCGGGCGCCCCTGCCTGGACCTGGGCTGCGGCCTGGGGCTCACGGCCATGGTGGGCCAGTGGCTGGGCGCGCAGGTCATCGGCATGGACTATGAGGAAGAGGCCCTGCGCTTCGCCAGCCTCAACGCCCGGCACAACGGGGTGTCCCCGCCCCTGTGGACCGTCATGGACTGGCGGCAGCCCGCCGTGCGGCCCCGCAGCATCTTCCGCCTTTGGGGCGGCGACATCATGTACGAAAAGCGCTTCGTGGCGCCGGTGATGCGCTTTCTTTCCCATGTGCTGGCCGACGACGGCGCGGCCTGGGTGGCCGAGCCCGGACGCGGCGTGTACGAGGCCTTTTTGCAGGCCCTGCACGGCGGCGGCTTGGAAGGGCGGCGCGTGTTCAGCGAGCGCGTGGAGCCCCTGTACGCCCAGCCCGTGCCCGTCACGGTGGCCGTGTGGGAGATCCGCCGCCGCGTCCGGCCCGCATAG
- a CDS encoding CvpA family protein: MGQDIFDVIIVLVLTAFAARGFWTGFVGEVAGLLSIVGGFWVSHHFHTVLAPHLTFITEPAWRNIASYVLLFLGVLIAVGLLARLLQKLLAFSFVGWIDKLTGGLLGLAKGVLLCAVVLLLLQKLFGDAEFLRHSRALPYFNSLISQVRGWLPPDLISRFGL, from the coding sequence ATGGGACAGGATATTTTCGACGTCATCATCGTGCTGGTCCTGACGGCCTTCGCGGCCCGCGGGTTCTGGACCGGCTTCGTGGGCGAGGTCGCCGGGCTGCTGTCCATCGTGGGCGGCTTCTGGGTCTCCCACCATTTCCATACCGTGCTGGCCCCGCACCTCACCTTCATCACCGAACCGGCCTGGCGCAACATCGCCAGCTATGTGCTGCTCTTCCTGGGCGTGCTCATCGCCGTGGGCCTGCTGGCGCGGCTGCTGCAAAAGCTGCTGGCCTTCTCCTTCGTGGGCTGGATAGACAAGCTCACCGGCGGCCTGCTGGGCCTGGCCAAGGGCGTGCTGCTCTGCGCCGTGGTCCTGCTGCTGTTGCAGAAGCTCTTCGGCGATGCCGAGTTCCTGCGCCACTCGCGCGCCCTGCCCTATTTCAATTCCCTGATAAGCCAGGTGCGCGGCTGGCTGCCGCCTGACCTCATCAGCCGTTTCGGACTTTAA
- the mazG gene encoding nucleoside triphosphate pyrophosphohydrolase → MKSALEELQAVIERLTDAENGCPWDREQTPESLTEYLIEESHELVSAIRSGNTADVCEELGDVAFLLLFVAHLYQKRGQFSLDDALNNNRAKMVRRHPHVFGDVTFDNLDEQLKTWEKIKRAEHADADGKPQGLFDSLPASLPPLTKAYRIHSKAARVGFTWPEDEDVEQQVEAEWLEWLDASAGDDAEAQKHELGDLIFSITEMGRRKGIKASEALDLATARFLRRFARMEELARQQGKDFPDLSLDEKDELWNAAKEEEKAAR, encoded by the coding sequence ATGAAAAGCGCTCTGGAAGAATTGCAGGCCGTCATCGAACGGCTGACCGATGCCGAGAACGGCTGCCCCTGGGACAGGGAGCAGACCCCCGAAAGCCTGACCGAATACCTCATCGAGGAGAGCCACGAGCTGGTCAGCGCCATCCGTTCCGGCAACACGGCCGACGTGTGCGAGGAACTGGGCGACGTGGCCTTCCTGCTGCTCTTCGTGGCCCATCTGTACCAGAAGCGCGGCCAGTTCAGCCTGGACGACGCCCTGAACAACAACCGGGCCAAGATGGTGCGCCGCCATCCCCATGTTTTCGGTGACGTGACCTTCGACAATCTGGACGAGCAGCTCAAGACCTGGGAAAAGATCAAGCGCGCCGAGCATGCCGATGCCGACGGCAAGCCCCAGGGCCTGTTCGACTCCCTGCCCGCCAGCCTGCCGCCGCTGACCAAGGCCTACCGCATCCACTCCAAGGCCGCCCGCGTGGGCTTCACCTGGCCCGAGGACGAAGACGTGGAACAGCAGGTGGAAGCCGAATGGCTGGAATGGCTGGACGCCTCCGCCGGGGACGACGCCGAAGCCCAGAAGCACGAGCTGGGCGACCTGATCTTCAGCATCACCGAGATGGGCCGCCGCAAGGGCATCAAGGCCAGCGAGGCCCTGGACCTGGCCACGGCCCGCTTCCTGCGCCGCTTTGCCCGCATGGAAGAACTGGCCCGGCAGCAGGGCAAGGACTTCCCCGACCTGTCGCTGGATGAGAAGGACGAGCTGTGGAACGCGGCCAAGGAAGAAGAAAAGGCCGCCCGGTAG
- the glpX gene encoding class II fructose-bisphosphatase — protein MPEAPEKNLALDIVRITEAAALSSARWLGRGNKEAGDGAAVDAMRNSFSTLHVDGIVVIGEGEKDHAPMLYNGESVGMGDGPQLDVAVDPVEGTSLLAYGRPNAISTVAVAPRGSMFNPGPSYYMQKLVVAREARDVIDLDAPVAVNLNNVARALDKNVQDLVVFVLDKPRHKKLIEDIRSTGARIQLHTDGDVAGALMAVDPRSEVDIMMGTGGTPEGVLAACAIKGMGGQILARLDPQSYVEKEAINEAGIDIREVLTVHDLVRSDDCFFAATGISGGDFLRGVRYSARHAVTHSLVLRGKTGTLRYVESYHNMDRLSKISAVQY, from the coding sequence ATGCCTGAAGCACCAGAGAAAAACCTGGCTCTTGACATCGTTCGCATCACGGAAGCCGCCGCGCTTTCGTCGGCCCGCTGGCTGGGCCGCGGCAACAAGGAAGCCGGTGACGGCGCCGCCGTGGACGCCATGCGCAACAGTTTTTCCACCCTGCATGTGGACGGTATCGTGGTCATCGGGGAAGGCGAGAAGGACCACGCCCCCATGCTGTACAATGGCGAGAGCGTGGGCATGGGCGACGGCCCGCAGCTGGATGTGGCCGTGGACCCCGTGGAAGGCACCAGCCTGCTGGCCTATGGCCGTCCCAACGCCATCTCCACGGTGGCCGTGGCGCCGCGCGGCAGCATGTTCAATCCCGGCCCCAGCTATTACATGCAGAAACTGGTGGTGGCCCGCGAGGCCCGCGACGTCATCGACCTGGACGCCCCTGTGGCCGTCAACCTGAACAATGTGGCCCGCGCCCTGGACAAGAACGTGCAGGACCTGGTGGTCTTCGTGCTGGACAAGCCCCGCCACAAGAAACTCATCGAAGACATCCGCAGCACGGGGGCGCGCATCCAGCTGCATACCGACGGTGACGTGGCCGGCGCCCTGATGGCCGTGGACCCGCGTTCCGAAGTCGACATCATGATGGGCACCGGCGGCACCCCCGAAGGCGTGCTGGCGGCCTGCGCCATCAAGGGGATGGGCGGCCAGATCCTGGCCCGTCTGGATCCCCAGTCCTATGTGGAGAAGGAAGCCATCAACGAGGCCGGCATCGACATCCGCGAAGTGCTGACCGTGCACGATCTGGTGCGCAGCGATGATTGCTTCTTTGCCGCCACGGGTATCTCCGGCGGCGATTTCCTGCGCGGCGTGCGCTACAGCGCCCGCCATGCGGTGACCCATTCCCTGGTGCTGCGCGGCAAGACCGGGACCCTGCGCTATGTGGAATCCTACCACAACATGGACAGGCTCTCCAAGATCAGCGCCGTGCAGTACTGA
- a CDS encoding NAD+ synthase has protein sequence MKIALLQCNTVTGDVAGNAERILAAAREAAAQGADLCVTPELALCGAAPGSYLRAEDFAEGCKAGLQMLADALKDGPPLLVGAPVASVYASGLLSNAAILVQKGRWSVVSRKVYQTYGQDSEARFFDRGVSCGILALDGWRLGVVLCQESATEDGAFWKTQYASGHNPLMELVQRGVDAIVHMAAVPFSKGVQRLSEQMLSHVAARHHVHLFSVNMVGGNDSRVYNGQSLAFDPTGQILARGKAFAEDVLLVDTAGSGGIVHPRPACLPEAIWDALTLGVRDFVHKCGLEKAIVALSGGMDSALVLCVAVEALGADNVTAVLMPSPYSSEGSVTDALGLAENLGVRTVTLPIAPVMESFSAALAPGLDLFGTFPGDTTFENLQARIRGVIVSSLANRARALVLNTGNKSECAVGYSTLYGDTVGALGVIADLTKTEVYTLAGWYNHHRQAAIIPQAIFDKAPSAELRPGQKDADSLPPYDVLDPVLESLIFAGQAAAQPQDADEDLRREVRRKLFAAEFKRRQEPLALHISRMPFGTGWQVPVAGRYRMP, from the coding sequence ATGAAGATCGCCCTCTTGCAATGCAATACCGTCACCGGAGACGTGGCCGGCAATGCCGAGCGCATCCTTGCCGCCGCGCGTGAGGCCGCCGCCCAGGGCGCCGACCTGTGCGTCACTCCCGAGCTGGCCCTGTGCGGCGCGGCGCCGGGCAGTTATCTGCGTGCCGAAGATTTCGCCGAGGGCTGCAAGGCCGGCTTGCAGATGCTGGCCGATGCCCTGAAGGACGGGCCGCCCCTGCTGGTGGGGGCCCCCGTGGCCAGCGTGTATGCCTCGGGCCTGCTTTCCAACGCGGCCATCCTGGTGCAGAAAGGGCGCTGGTCGGTGGTCTCGCGCAAGGTCTACCAGACCTACGGCCAGGACAGCGAGGCCCGCTTCTTCGACCGGGGCGTCTCCTGCGGCATCCTTGCCCTGGACGGCTGGCGTCTTGGCGTGGTGCTGTGCCAGGAGTCGGCCACCGAGGACGGCGCCTTCTGGAAGACCCAGTATGCCAGCGGCCACAACCCGCTCATGGAACTGGTGCAGCGCGGCGTGGACGCCATCGTCCACATGGCGGCGGTGCCCTTCAGCAAGGGGGTGCAGCGCCTGAGCGAGCAGATGCTCTCGCATGTGGCGGCGCGGCATCATGTGCATCTTTTTTCCGTCAACATGGTGGGCGGCAACGACAGCCGCGTCTACAACGGCCAGAGCCTGGCCTTCGATCCCACGGGGCAGATCCTGGCCCGCGGCAAGGCCTTTGCCGAGGATGTGCTGCTGGTGGACACCGCGGGCAGCGGCGGCATCGTGCACCCGCGTCCCGCCTGCCTGCCCGAGGCCATCTGGGACGCCCTGACCCTGGGCGTGCGGGATTTTGTCCACAAGTGCGGCCTGGAAAAGGCCATCGTGGCCCTTTCCGGCGGCATGGACTCGGCCCTGGTGCTCTGTGTGGCCGTCGAGGCCCTGGGCGCGGACAACGTGACGGCCGTGCTCATGCCGTCGCCCTACAGCAGCGAAGGCTCGGTGACCGATGCGCTGGGGCTGGCCGAAAATCTGGGCGTGCGGACCGTGACCCTGCCCATCGCGCCGGTCATGGAGAGTTTTTCCGCGGCCCTGGCACCGGGGCTGGACCTGTTCGGGACCTTCCCCGGTGACACCACTTTCGAGAACCTGCAGGCCCGCATCCGGGGCGTCATAGTGTCCTCGCTGGCCAACAGGGCGCGGGCCCTGGTGCTCAACACGGGCAACAAGAGCGAGTGCGCCGTGGGCTACAGCACCCTGTACGGCGATACCGTGGGCGCACTGGGCGTCATCGCCGACCTGACCAAGACCGAGGTCTACACCCTGGCCGGCTGGTACAACCATCACCGCCAGGCCGCCATCATCCCGCAGGCCATCTTCGACAAGGCCCCCTCGGCCGAGTTGCGGCCCGGGCAGAAGGATGCGGACTCCCTGCCGCCCTATGACGTGCTGGACCCCGTGCTGGAAAGCCTGATCTTTGCCGGGCAGGCGGCGGCCCAGCCCCAGGATGCCGACGAGGACCTGCGCAGGGAAGTGCGCCGCAAGCTGTTCGCCGCGGAATTCAAGCGCCGCCAGGAGCCCCTGGCCCTGCACATCAGCCGCATGCCCTTCGGCACGGGCTGGCAGGTGCCGGTGGCCGGGCGCTACCGTATGCCCTAG
- a CDS encoding UbiD family decarboxylase, whose product MGYRNLQECVADLEKTGQLRRIDAPVDPYLELAHIQRRAFRAKSPALLFTRVRGCAFPMLANLFGTRERLHYIFRDSLAGVEAVLAARADPAAALKHPLRSLRALPALPRMLPRRTSRAPVLENRCALSALPRLVGWPLDGGPFITLPLVYSEDPARPGLDASNLGMYRVQLAGNDYAADEVGLHYQIHRGIGAHHAAALERGQSLPVNIFVGGPPAFTVAAVMPLPEGLSELRFAGLLGGRRAAMHYSRRLPLPVLAEADFCISGHILPHLKPEGPFGDHVGYYSLRHDFPVLQVEAVHHRTGAIWPYTAVGRPPQEDTVFGDFIHELTGALVPQVFQGVREVHAVDAAGVHPLLLALGSERYTPYEAQRRPRELLTAALHMLGTTQTALAKYVLVAAHEDAPDLRARDVVAFFRHLLERTDFGRDLHFITRSTTDTLDYTGFALNEGSKLIWASAGGKRRDLGLEVHDLPSLPEGFGDARCAGPGILVLRGPRHELGRNETDPRMDGLAACLARWPQREAFPLVAVVDDAAFCAADFDNFLWVAFSRSDPAADIYGTGAVVRARHWSCEGPLLLDARVKPFHAPALEEDPAVQRRVDALAAPGGPLHGLIE is encoded by the coding sequence ATGGGCTACCGCAACCTTCAGGAGTGCGTGGCCGACCTGGAAAAGACCGGACAGCTGCGCCGTATCGATGCCCCCGTGGACCCGTATCTGGAGCTGGCGCACATCCAGCGCCGGGCCTTCCGGGCCAAATCCCCGGCCCTGCTGTTCACGCGGGTCAGGGGCTGCGCCTTCCCCATGCTGGCCAACCTGTTCGGCACCAGGGAGCGCCTGCACTACATTTTCCGCGACAGCCTCGCCGGGGTGGAAGCCGTGCTGGCCGCCAGGGCCGATCCGGCCGCGGCCCTGAAGCATCCCCTGCGCAGCCTGCGGGCCCTGCCCGCCCTGCCGCGCATGCTGCCCCGCCGCACCTCCAGGGCGCCCGTGCTGGAGAACCGCTGCGCCCTGTCGGCCCTGCCCCGTCTGGTGGGCTGGCCCCTGGACGGCGGGCCCTTCATCACCCTGCCGCTGGTCTACAGCGAGGATCCCGCGCGTCCCGGCCTGGATGCCTCCAACCTGGGCATGTACCGCGTGCAGCTGGCGGGCAACGACTACGCCGCCGACGAGGTGGGCCTGCACTACCAGATCCACCGCGGCATCGGCGCGCACCATGCCGCGGCCCTCGAACGGGGCCAGAGCCTGCCGGTGAACATCTTCGTGGGCGGCCCGCCGGCCTTCACCGTGGCGGCGGTCATGCCCCTGCCCGAAGGCCTGTCGGAACTGCGCTTCGCGGGCCTGCTGGGGGGGCGGCGCGCGGCCATGCATTACAGCCGCCGCCTGCCGCTGCCGGTGCTGGCCGAGGCGGATTTCTGCATCAGCGGCCACATCCTGCCGCATCTCAAGCCCGAAGGCCCCTTCGGGGACCATGTGGGCTATTACAGCCTGCGGCATGATTTCCCCGTGCTGCAGGTGGAGGCCGTGCATCACCGCACCGGCGCCATCTGGCCCTATACGGCCGTGGGACGCCCGCCGCAGGAAGACACGGTCTTCGGCGACTTCATCCACGAGCTCACCGGCGCGCTGGTGCCGCAGGTCTTCCAGGGCGTGCGCGAGGTCCACGCCGTGGACGCCGCCGGGGTGCATCCCCTGCTGCTGGCCCTGGGCAGCGAGCGCTACACGCCGTACGAGGCGCAGCGCCGCCCGCGCGAGCTGCTGACCGCCGCCCTGCACATGCTGGGCACCACGCAGACGGCCCTGGCCAAATATGTGCTGGTGGCCGCGCATGAGGATGCGCCGGACCTGCGGGCCCGGGACGTGGTGGCTTTTTTCCGCCATCTGCTGGAGCGCACCGATTTCGGGCGCGACCTGCACTTCATCACCCGTTCCACCACGGACACCCTGGACTACACCGGTTTTGCCCTCAACGAAGGTTCCAAGCTCATCTGGGCCTCGGCGGGCGGGAAGCGCCGGGACCTGGGGCTGGAGGTGCACGATCTGCCGTCGCTGCCCGAAGGCTTTGGCGACGCCCGCTGCGCCGGGCCGGGCATCCTGGTGCTGCGCGGTCCCCGTCATGAGCTGGGCCGCAACGAGACCGATCCGCGCATGGACGGGCTGGCCGCCTGCCTGGCCCGCTGGCCGCAGCGCGAGGCCTTCCCGCTGGTGGCCGTGGTGGACGATGCCGCCTTCTGCGCCGCGGATTTCGACAATTTCCTCTGGGTGGCCTTCAGCCGTTCCGACCCCGCTGCCGACATCTACGGCACCGGGGCCGTGGTCCGCGCGCGGCACTGGTCCTGCGAAGGGCCGCTGCTGCTGGATGCCCGCGTCAAGCCCTTCCATGCGCCCGCCCTGGAGGAAGACCCCGCCGTTCAACGCCGTGTGGATGCCCTGGCCGCGCCGGGCGGCCCGCTGCACGGCCTTATCGAATAA
- a CDS encoding NUDIX domain-containing protein: MQKELTCPACGHSVIRYLNPAPTTDVVIHEPGRGIVLIERANEPHGFALPGGFVDDGEQVEHAAVREMREETGLDVELLGVLGVYSRPDRDPRRHTMSVVFVGRPRDAAALQAGDDAARAAFHPLDRLPQPLCFDHARILADFGRWLAGERTLAPVEPSGEDA, from the coding sequence ATGCAGAAAGAACTCACCTGTCCCGCTTGCGGCCACAGCGTCATCCGGTATCTGAACCCCGCGCCCACCACCGATGTGGTCATCCATGAGCCCGGAAGGGGCATTGTGCTCATCGAGCGGGCCAACGAGCCGCACGGCTTTGCCCTGCCGGGAGGTTTCGTGGACGACGGCGAGCAGGTGGAACATGCCGCCGTGCGCGAGATGCGCGAGGAGACCGGCCTTGATGTGGAGCTGCTGGGCGTGCTGGGCGTGTACTCGCGCCCGGACCGTGACCCGCGCCGCCACACCATGAGCGTGGTTTTCGTGGGGCGCCCGCGTGACGCGGCGGCCCTGCAGGCCGGGGACGATGCCGCCCGGGCGGCCTTCCATCCTCTGGACAGGCTGCCGCAGCCCCTCTGTTTCGACCATGCCCGCATCCTGGCGGACTTTGGCCGCTGGCTGGCCGGGGAACGCACGCTGGCGCCGGTGGAGCCGTCAGGGGAGGATGCCTGA
- a CDS encoding L-threonylcarbamoyladenylate synthase, which produces MIPRSLCQISTAEDAARRLREGGVLAFPTETFYGLGCCADQALAVARVYQAKRRPVHMPLPLLAGSLDLLRPYVTLEQAPEALLAAFWPGPLTVVLAARLTPLEGRRPLAPQLVNPRGKAAVRLTPHPLAARLSCLAGAPLTASSANISGQAAARVPDELDERLLAALTGPGDGVVVSGPAPAGGVPSTIVEPLAGTDLRVLRLGAVSLEALRGAGFTPHLS; this is translated from the coding sequence ATGATTCCTCGATCGTTATGTCAGATATCCACGGCGGAAGACGCCGCCCGCAGACTGCGCGAGGGCGGCGTGCTGGCCTTTCCCACAGAGACCTTCTACGGCCTGGGCTGCTGTGCCGACCAGGCCCTGGCCGTGGCGCGAGTGTATCAGGCCAAGCGCAGGCCCGTCCATATGCCCCTGCCCCTGCTGGCGGGCAGCCTTGACCTGCTGCGCCCCTATGTGACGCTGGAGCAGGCCCCCGAAGCGCTGCTGGCGGCCTTCTGGCCCGGCCCGCTGACCGTGGTGCTGGCCGCCCGGCTGACGCCGCTGGAAGGCCGCCGGCCCCTGGCACCGCAGCTGGTGAACCCGCGCGGCAAGGCCGCCGTGCGCCTGACGCCCCATCCGCTGGCGGCGCGTCTCTCCTGTCTGGCCGGGGCGCCGCTCACGGCCAGCAGCGCCAACATCAGCGGACAGGCGGCCGCCCGCGTGCCTGACGAGCTGGACGAACGCCTGCTGGCGGCCCTGACCGGGCCCGGCGACGGCGTGGTGGTCAGCGGCCCGGCCCCGGCAGGCGGCGTGCCGTCCACCATCGTGGAGCCGCTGGCCGGCACGGACCTGCGCGTGCTGCGCCTGGGGGCCGTCAGTCTGGAGGCCCTGCGGGGCGCGGGCTTCACGCCGCATTTGTCCTGA